The DNA region GCGGAGCTCGACGCCGAATACGAGGGCATGCGGACCGCGCTGGGCGCCGAGCACACCAAGCTCATGGCCGACTCGCGCGCCGAGATCGAACGCCAGTCCAAGGCCAACGAGGCCCGCATCGCCCAGCTCTACGACGACGCCTCGACCCACCGCGACGAACTCGACGCCGAGGCTCTGCGCATCCGCGGCCAGCTCGACACCGACGCGGACACCAAGCGCGCCGCCGCCGACGAGCAGGCCGAACAGGACCTCCTCACCAAGCGCACGGCCGCCGAGGCCGACCTCGCCGCCCGCACCGAGCAGGCCGAGGCCACCTTCGCCGAGCGCACCGCGGAGCTGGAGCGCACGCTGGCCGCCCGCGGCGACGAGATCGAGCAGGACCTCGCCGACCGCACCGCCAAGGCCGACACCGAGATCACCGCCCGCCTCGACTCCGCCGAGAAGCGCGCCGCCAAGCTGGTCGCCGAGGCCGAGAAGCTGCAGGCCGAGACCAACGCGCTGGTCACCGACCAGATGGCGGCCGCCGACACCGAGATCGCCGCCAAGCGCGCCGCGATCGATGAGGAGACCACGGCGCTGCGGGCGTTGGCCGAGAAGGAGACCTCAGAGCTCCGCGCGTCGACCGACAAGGAGACCTCGGCGCAGCGGGCGACGACCGAGAAGGAGACGACGGCCCTGCGGGCGTCGGTCGAGAAGGAGACCACGGCGCTGCGCGAGTCGGTCGAGAAGAAGACCACGGCTTTGCTCGCCGAAGCCGAGGCGAAGTCGACCGAGGCAGCGGCGAAGCACCACGCGGCCACGGACTACGAGACTCGAGTGTCGGAGCAGGTCACCAACGCGTTCTCGCTGCTTGAAGAGGCTAAGAAGCATTTCGCTGGTGCGGTCAAGCCTGCCGCCAACACCAATGGAAACAAGCCGGCGGGCGCTCGACGCTGAGGTCCTTGAGTTTCGCCCCGGCAGCCACTGGCTGTCGGGGCGAGCCGCTTTTAAGGGGTCGACGAACTTGAGGCCTGGGCTTGGAGGCGGAGGCAGCGTGATCAAGGGGTGGCACGGCTGGGTCAGTACGTTCACTGGCGTGGTGCTCATTACGGTGGCCGTACTGCCGTTGGCCGCGCTGGCGGCATGGGCTCTGGCACGCCGTAGGAGTGCCACCGGCACCACGCCCGCGTGGCGGATGTCGCTGGCCGAGGTCGGCATCGTCTACGGAACGGTGCCGTGGGTATGGATGATCATGTTGCCGGGCGGCGGGGCAGGCACCGTCTCCGGTCGGGTGAACCTGGTACCGCTGCAGGACCTGCTCACTATGTCGACGGGCCAGGTCGTCGGCAACCTGCTGGTGTTCACGGCACTGGGGTTTCTCGGCCCGCTGCGGTTCGCGGCGCTGGCGTCGGTACCGCGGATCCTGGTGTTCGCGGCGGGCTGCTCGGTCCTGCTCGAGACCGCGCAGTACGTGCTGCGGCTGGACCGGGTGTCCTCTGTGGACGACGTACTGCTCAACGCCGCGGGCGCCGGGCTGGCCGCGGCGGCGTCGCGCCGCTGGTGGCGCACTACGGCCGGAGCGATATACCGTGCCGCTTAGGGTTCAGGGATGCGCGTGCACGAGCCCTACCTGGCCGAAGCCGCTGAAGTACCCGTGCGCCGGTAGGCATCCTTAGGCGCGCGTGGCGCCGCGGAGTGCGTCGATCGCCTTTTCGAGGCGGGTCGCGCGGGTGGCGGGGGTGCGGGCCTTCATGAGGTCGAGCAGGATCGCGTAGCGGCTGGTCTTGTCCAGGGCCTCGAATGCCTGGGCGGCGGACTTGTCGCGGGTCAGCGCCTCGGCGAGGTCGTCGGGAACCGTTGCCGCTTTCTGCGAGGCGTACGCGGCGGCCCAGCGGCCGTCGGCTTTGGCGGCTTCCACCTCCGCCAAACCTCCCGGACGCATGCGTCCCTCCGCGGTCAGGGCCGCTACCTTGGCGACGTTGACCTGCGACCAGGTGCCCTTGGGGCGTCGGCGTGAGTACCGCTGGAGGAAGTGCGTCTCGTCCAGCGACCGGCGCTGGCCATCGATCCACCCGAAACAGAGTGCGCCGTCGATTCCCTCGTTCGCGGTGATCGAGGCGATTCCGCTGTTCTTCTTGGCGATCTTGATCCAGACGCTCGCCTGGGAGTCGTGGTTGGCCTCCAGCCACGACTCCCATTCGGCGACGTCTTCGCAGGTGATGGTCGGCTCGGTCATGGCACCATCTTGCACCTGCGAAATGCTGATCCCTACGCGAGCAGTTCTTGCAGTTCGACCACGGCACCGCTGAGGTTGTCGGCGAAGGTGTGCATCTCGGCGGCGACCTGGATGGGGGTGCTCAGGTAGATGTTGAGGCTGTCAGGGAGCAGGACATAGGCCACGCCGATGCATTGGGGGCTGGTGGAGCCGAAGCCGAAGTAGGTGATGTTCGTCGACGGGGCCGAACTGGTGCTCAGGTAGTCGTCGCGCATCTTGAGCCAGCCGGGGGTGTCGTAGAGCGCGAGCGGTGCACCGGTGCCGCGGCGCTTCTGGATCAGCTGGAGTTCCCAAAGGTGCTGTTCGGGGGCTTGGCCCGCCTGGCATTCCTTGGCTCGCGCGACGTGCTTCTCGGCCGCGGCGCGGAAGGCGGCGCGGCGGGCGTTGACGTCGTCGGATTCCATCGCGGACAGGAACGCCAGGACCTCGGGGGTGACCACGCGCATGGCTTCGGTGCGGCCGCGGTTGTACTGGCGGGTGGCGATCGATTCGTACGTGGCGCCCGCGAAGCCCTTGGTGCGCTTGTGCGCCAGTTGGTAGGCCAGCTGGGCGAAGGCGTCCGGGGACATTCCGAGTTGCTTGGCGCGGGTGGCGCCGAAGTCCGCGAACGACACCGTCTGGGTGGCGGTGTCGGCGGCGTACTGGGTGAAGGCGGCGCCCGCTGACTTGATCGTCTCGCGCAGGGCATCGGTCAGGGCGAACTCGACGGGTTCGATGGCGGGCAGACCCTGGGCGGCGGCGCCCGACGACGTCTCGTGTTCCTGGGGGGTGGAGTTCAGCAGGGCGTCGACGAAGGCGAGGATGGTGGTGCCGTCGAGGCCCTGGTGCTCGATGTTGATCCCGGCCTTGCCGTCGGCGAAGACGACGAGGGACACGGCCTTGTCGAACCAGCGGTTGTCGCCGTAGAGCAGCTGGTCGCACGCTTCCTGATCACCCGAGGGCGCGATGTCCTCAAGGCACACGCAGAACAGCGCCGTCTCGATTGTGTCGACGGCGGCGGCGTTCGACTCGGCGAGGCTCTGGCGAGTGGCCGCCCACTCGGCGCGGGCCAGGGTGGTCAGGTGGCCGACCGGGAACTCGGCGGGGGCGGCGGCGGACTTGATGATCGCGTTCAGGCCCGCGGACAGGTCGTCCAGGGAGTGCGGGGTGCCCTCGGCGCCGAGCACGTCCATTCGGTAGATGTTGCCGCCGCGCAGGACCGCGATGTGCCGTGCCCGCGACGGGCCGGGCCACTCGTCGCTGTACGGGGTGCGCACGGTGTCCTGCGGGTCGCCCGGGATTCGGGTCGACGAGAAGAGGTACTTGTTCTGCTCCATCGACAGCGCCTGGCCGCGCTGGACGACCGGCGGGACGCGCTCGTCGTCCAGCAGTTGCTTGTAGGCCACGGCACCGGCGATCAGGCCCGCCGCGCGCTCGGTCTGCGTCTCGTCGGTGTCCTTGAAGAGGAAGAAGAAGTTCGCGTTGAGGGCGATTCGGTCGCGACGGCCGAGGTAGCGCGACGGCCAGAACGTGTCGAGCCAGCTGTGCACGCCCGGGGTCTCGTTGTACTCGACGAGAGCCGCGTGCAGCTCGTGCGCGGCGCTGTCCGGCGCCATGTAGGCGGCGACGGCGGACTCGGTCGCGGCCAGTTCCTCGGCGGTCAGCAGCGGGCCGCACCATTCCAGGAACCGCGCGCACGTCTCGGCGAGCGTGGGCAGTGGGACCCGGGGCAGCCGGTCCTCATTGCCGAAGGTGCGGGGAGACCAATCCGGGCTGCTGTTCACTGTCGACCTCGAACTCGTGAAGGGATGATCGGGTAACTCATCATGGCCGTGAGCACTAGTGGGTGTCTCGAGGCCGGGATACGAAAAGTTGTGCGTAGAGCCAGCCGTCGGACTCCAGGCCGCTCGGGTCGACCCCGGCCGCCGCGAGCGACTCGATCACCTGGTCCTGTTCCTCGGCCGAGGCGAACCGGCGCTGCTTGAACACCCCGTCGACCCGCTCGGTCCGGTAGCCCAGCGCGCTCAGCCGCTCGGCGATCGGGGCGAAGGAGAACATCCGCAGCACGAAGTGCGCCATCCACGGCCTGCCGACCTCGGCGACCCGGCCGATCGTCTTCTCGGTGACGTAGCCGACGCAGCCGGTGGACACCACGATGTCGACCCCCGCCAGTGCCGCGCGCTGGGCGTCGGTCGGGTCGGCGCTCTCCAGGTCGGCGTGCAGGGTGTCGTCGACGAAGCCCGCCGCCCGCGCGTAGGCCAGCGCGGGCTCGGAGGCGTCGAACCCGACGAACCGCACCCCGTCGAGGCCACCGCGCTGCTCGACGAACCGGCGGTCGATCGAGCTGATGGTGTCGGTGTTCAGACCGCTCACCGCCCGGTAGCGCTCGGCCATCTCGTCCATAGTGGAGTCGCAGCGCAGCAGCGCGGCGTTGATCCCGTATGAGCAGCCGATGTCGAGCACGGTCGCCTCGGCGCCGCGCTGTTCCTGGAACTCCTGGATGAGCTTGAGGAAGTACGGCTTGGCCAGTTCGGGGATGCGGTAGTCCAGCGCGCTCAGCACGCCGAAATAGCCGCGCGGGTCGGGCTGGGTGTAGATGTCGTCGAAGGAGGTCTTTCCGGTCGCGTCCAAGTCCACGCCTTCGGTTCCCTTCCTAGTGTCCTGCGCTCGGCCGCGGTGGCGATCCGGGGGTTCGCGGGCACGGCGACGCAGTCGCTCGTGTTCGCGGGCCCCCGGATCGCCACCTAAAGGCGGCCGAGCCGCGCTCCCGGAGGGAGCGCCGTGTCACTGGCCGCGCTTCCGGAGGGAGCGCCATGTCTCAGTCCGGCTTTACCTTCCTAATCCAGGAGTTCGTCGCCGCGCACCGTGCCCGCGGCGGCCAGGTGCTCTGGCAGGACCCGGCCGAAGAGCTGTCTGGTCCGTTCCAGGCTGCCGATCACCCCAGGACGCTCGCTGTAGGCGAAGATCGCGGAATGGCGGGCGGTGTCGCCGTGCACGGGGGTCACCCGGTGCAGCGAATAGCGCCCTTTGAACAGCTGTAGGTCGCCGGGCCGCAGCGAAAGCCGGTTGATCAACCGTTCGCCTTCACCGGTCAGCACGGCGGCCACGTCGTCGAGGTTCTCCGATCCGGCCGACCGGATATTCGGGCAGTATTCGAACACGCCGCCGGTGTTCGATTGCTGGGTGAGCATGCTGACGGTGAATTCATTGGTGTCGAAGTGCCAGGGATGCCCTTTTTCCGGGGACACCACATTGAGGCAGAGCCCGGCCAGCGGGTCGGCGAACTCGTGGAGCGCGTCGAGTTCGAAGCACTCGGCGACGAACCGCTGGAACAGCTCACTGGTGTAGAGCCGGTGGATGATCGACTCGGCCGGGATCCGGTCGCGGGCCACGAAAGCGTTGCCGCGCTCCATGATCAGCCGCCCGGGGTGGCCTTCGGGCAGGTCGGCGTCGAGCGGGATGTTGTAGGCGTTGACCGACTCGACGTCATAGTGCGCCAGCGGCGCGACGGCGGCACACTCGGCGCGCAGGGCCTCGCGCAGGTCGCCGCGGAGGAAGTCTGGCAGCACACTGCACCCGTCGGCGCGCAATTCGGCGCGCGCCTGGGAAACCGCGGCGTGCCAGCCCTCGCCCGCCGGATCGGCCAGCGGATATCGCGCGGTGTCCACGACCTGCTCGATGACCCGAGCTCCCGGTGCGATCATGCGGTTCATTCTGTTGATCCGAAGTGGATCGGCGCCACCGAAAAACCGATCCGATTTCGTGACGGTAGCCATATTGTGTCGCGCGCCCAAGATCCGGTAAATTCAGGACTTTTCCAGATATTCCGCGCGGTCGTCGGCGACGAGTTGGCCGACCATGGTGGCCAATCCGGGATAGGGCCCAAGATCGGGATCGTCGGCGATGAGCGCCTGCGCCACGATCCGCGCGTCGGCGATGACCCCCTCGTCCTGCAGCAGCGACAGCATCTTCAGCCCCGAGCGGGACCCGGACTGGCTGGCGCCGAGGATGTCGCCCTCGCGGCGCATCTCCAGGTCGAGCCTGGCCAGCTCGAATCCGTCCAAAGTGGACGCTACGGCGGCCAGCCGGTCGCGGGTGGCGGTGCCGCCGGGCATCTCGGTGACCAGCAGGCAGAGTCCGGGCGCGCTCCCCCGGCCGACCCGGCCGCGCAGCTGGTGCAGTTGGCTGACACCGAAGCGGTCGGCGTCCATGATGACCATCGCGGTGGCGTTGGGGACGTTGACGCCGACCTCGATCACGGTGGTGGCGACCAGCACGTCGAGTTCGGCGGCGGCGAAGGCCCGCATCACCCGGTCCTTCTCGTCCGGGGCGAGCCGTCCGTGCAGGACCCCGAGCCGCAGCCCGGCGAGCGCGCCGTCGGCCAGTTCGGTGGCCACGTCCACCACCGCGAGCGGCGGACGCCGGTCTGAGCCCTCGTCGCCGCCGGAGGCGTCCTCGGCCGCGGCGTCGTCGCCGATGCGCGGGCACACCACATAAGCCTGGTGCCCCTTGCCGACCTCCTCGCGCACGCGCTGCCAGACTCGGTCGAGCCAGGCGGGCCGCTCGGCGACGGGCACCACGTTGGTCGAGATCGGCGAGCGGCCCGCGGGCAGCTCGCGCAGCGCGGAGGTCTCCAGGTCGCCGTAGACCGTCATGGCGACGGTGCGCGGGATCGGCGTCGCGGTCATGACCAGCACGTGCGGGCTGACGTTCTCCCCCGCCCGCGCCCGCAGCGCGTCGCGCTGCTCGACGCCGAAGCGGTGCTGCTCGTCGACCACGACGAAGCCCAGGTCGGCGAAGATCACCTTGTCCTGGATCAGCGCGTGCGTGCCGACCACGATGCCCGCCGCCCCGCTGGCCGCGTCGAGCATGGCCTGCTTGCGCTGCGGGGCCGACAGGGAGCCGGTGAGCAGGGTGATGCTGGTGGCGTTGTCGGCGCCGCCGAGCATGCCGCCCTGCGCGAGGTCGCCCATCATCTCGGCCAGCGAGCGGGCGTGCTGGGCGGCCAGGACCTCGGTCGGCGCCAGCAGCGCGGCCTGCCTGCCCGAGTCGATCACCTGCAGCATCGCGCGCAGCGCCACGATCGTCTTGCCGGAGCCGACCTCGCCCTGCAGCAGCCTGCTCATCGGATGGCTGCCGGAGAGGTCCTCGGTGATGGCGTGGCCCACCTCCACCTGGCCCTTGGTCAGGGTGAACGGGAGCCGCTGGTCGAACGCGTCGAGGATCCCGTCGGGCCGGGGCGGGCACGCGGGCGCGGGGCGGGCGCCCGCGGCCTGCCTGCGCTGGGCGAGCACGAGCTGCAGCGCCAGCGCCTCGTCCCACTTGAGCCGGGTCTTGGCGGACTCCACATCGGACCAGTCGGCGGGCAGGTGGATCGCGCGCACGGCCGCGTCGTACTCCGACAGGCCCAGCTTCTCCCGCAGTTCCAGGGGGAACGGGTCGTCGATGGCGTCGAGCATGCCCAGCGCCTGGTGCACGCACTGGGCGATCTGCCAGGACTGGATCTTCGCCGAGGCCGGGTAGACCGGGATCAGGCTGCCCGCGAACTCCTCGACGTTGACGTCCTCGGTCGAGTCGATGAGCTGATAGTCCGGGTTGGCCAGTTGCAGCTTGTTGCGGAACGCGGTGACCTTGCCCGCGAACAGCGCGTCCAAGCCGGGGCGCAGCTTGTCGAGGTGCCACGGCTGGTTGAAGAACGCGCACTCCAGCGACTTCTTGCCGTCGGTCAGCACGACCTCGACGATCGAGCCGCGCTTGGTCTTCATCTGGCGCTTGTTCACCGAGACGACCTTGGCCATCACCGTGACGTGCTCACCGACCTCCAGGCCCGCGATCTCGGTGAGCTGGCCGCGCTCGGCGTAGCGGCGCGGATAGTGGCGCAGCAGCTCGCCCGCGGTCTCCAGGGAGAACGCGGCGTTGAGCGCGTCGGCCGACTTCTTGCCCACCACCCGATCGAGCTTGTCGCCCAGCGAAGCCATAATCCTCCGTTCCGTGTCCGGCCCGATTATGTCGTCCGGCCCCGACTATTCGAGGCCCAGGTTCAGCACCGAGTCGGACTGGCCGCCGCGGTAGACCATCAGGTCGGCCTCCGGGCGGTCCGTGCGCAGATAGTCGGCCAGCGATTCCGCGACGCCGGCGGGTGCGTCGCGGCCGAGCAGGGCGGTGACCAGTTCACCGCCGACGGCCAGCATCCGGTCGACCACCCCGCACGCGACCTTGGCCAGCGTGTCCGCCGTCGGCGGTCCCGGCTCGATGAGCACCACCTCGCCGTCGGCGAACCCGACGACGTCGTCGGCCTTGCACGGCCCGATCCAGGTGATCGCGTCCTCGGCGGCGACGACGACCGCGCCACGCCTGGTCGCGGCGGCGGCCTCGGCCATGGCCACCACGTCGTCGCCCGCCCGCCTACGCGGGTCGTGCACGGCGATCGCGGCCAGCGCCTGCACCGGGGACGCGCACGGCACGACGACAACGTCCTGACCCGCGGCGACAGCGCGGATGGCGGCCTCGTCGGCGATCTCCATGAGCCCGTGGTCGCCGGGCAGCACGGTGACGTGGGCGGCGCCGGTGCCGGTGATGACCTGGAGCAGCTCATACGGCGTCGGCTCGTCGCCATCGGCCACCCGCAGCACCGCGACGCCCTCGG from Alloactinosynnema sp. L-07 includes:
- a CDS encoding VanZ family protein, producing the protein MVLITVAVLPLAALAAWALARRRSATGTTPAWRMSLAEVGIVYGTVPWVWMIMLPGGGAGTVSGRVNLVPLQDLLTMSTGQVVGNLLVFTALGFLGPLRFAALASVPRILVFAAGCSVLLETAQYVLRLDRVSSVDDVLLNAAGAGLAAAASRRWWRTTAGAIYRAA
- a CDS encoding YdeI family protein, with the protein product MTEPTITCEDVAEWESWLEANHDSQASVWIKIAKKNSGIASITANEGIDGALCFGWIDGQRRSLDETHFLQRYSRRRPKGTWSQVNVAKVAALTAEGRMRPGGLAEVEAAKADGRWAAAYASQKAATVPDDLAEALTRDKSAAQAFEALDKTSRYAILLDLMKARTPATRATRLEKAIDALRGATRA
- a CDS encoding choline/carnitine O-acyltransferase, with translation MNSSPDWSPRTFGNEDRLPRVPLPTLAETCARFLEWCGPLLTAEELAATESAVAAYMAPDSAAHELHAALVEYNETPGVHSWLDTFWPSRYLGRRDRIALNANFFFLFKDTDETQTERAAGLIAGAVAYKQLLDDERVPPVVQRGQALSMEQNKYLFSSTRIPGDPQDTVRTPYSDEWPGPSRARHIAVLRGGNIYRMDVLGAEGTPHSLDDLSAGLNAIIKSAAAPAEFPVGHLTTLARAEWAATRQSLAESNAAAVDTIETALFCVCLEDIAPSGDQEACDQLLYGDNRWFDKAVSLVVFADGKAGINIEHQGLDGTTILAFVDALLNSTPQEHETSSGAAAQGLPAIEPVEFALTDALRETIKSAGAAFTQYAADTATQTVSFADFGATRAKQLGMSPDAFAQLAYQLAHKRTKGFAGATYESIATRQYNRGRTEAMRVVTPEVLAFLSAMESDDVNARRAAFRAAAEKHVARAKECQAGQAPEQHLWELQLIQKRRGTGAPLALYDTPGWLKMRDDYLSTSSAPSTNITYFGFGSTSPQCIGVAYVLLPDSLNIYLSTPIQVAAEMHTFADNLSGAVVELQELLA
- a CDS encoding class I SAM-dependent methyltransferase; amino-acid sequence: MDLDATGKTSFDDIYTQPDPRGYFGVLSALDYRIPELAKPYFLKLIQEFQEQRGAEATVLDIGCSYGINAALLRCDSTMDEMAERYRAVSGLNTDTISSIDRRFVEQRGGLDGVRFVGFDASEPALAYARAAGFVDDTLHADLESADPTDAQRAALAGVDIVVSTGCVGYVTEKTIGRVAEVGRPWMAHFVLRMFSFAPIAERLSALGYRTERVDGVFKQRRFASAEEQDQVIESLAAAGVDPSGLESDGWLYAQLFVSRPRDTH
- a CDS encoding arpA protein, with the protein product MNRMIAPGARVIEQVVDTARYPLADPAGEGWHAAVSQARAELRADGCSVLPDFLRGDLREALRAECAAVAPLAHYDVESVNAYNIPLDADLPEGHPGRLIMERGNAFVARDRIPAESIIHRLYTSELFQRFVAECFELDALHEFADPLAGLCLNVVSPEKGHPWHFDTNEFTVSMLTQQSNTGGVFEYCPNIRSAGSENLDDVAAVLTGEGERLINRLSLRPGDLQLFKGRYSLHRVTPVHGDTARHSAIFAYSERPGVIGSLERTRQLFGRVLPEHLAAAGTVRGDELLD
- the recG gene encoding ATP-dependent DNA helicase RecG, coding for MASLGDKLDRVVGKKSADALNAAFSLETAGELLRHYPRRYAERGQLTEIAGLEVGEHVTVMAKVVSVNKRQMKTKRGSIVEVVLTDGKKSLECAFFNQPWHLDKLRPGLDALFAGKVTAFRNKLQLANPDYQLIDSTEDVNVEEFAGSLIPVYPASAKIQSWQIAQCVHQALGMLDAIDDPFPLELREKLGLSEYDAAVRAIHLPADWSDVESAKTRLKWDEALALQLVLAQRRQAAGARPAPACPPRPDGILDAFDQRLPFTLTKGQVEVGHAITEDLSGSHPMSRLLQGEVGSGKTIVALRAMLQVIDSGRQAALLAPTEVLAAQHARSLAEMMGDLAQGGMLGGADNATSITLLTGSLSAPQRKQAMLDAASGAAGIVVGTHALIQDKVIFADLGFVVVDEQHRFGVEQRDALRARAGENVSPHVLVMTATPIPRTVAMTVYGDLETSALRELPAGRSPISTNVVPVAERPAWLDRVWQRVREEVGKGHQAYVVCPRIGDDAAAEDASGGDEGSDRRPPLAVVDVATELADGALAGLRLGVLHGRLAPDEKDRVMRAFAAAELDVLVATTVIEVGVNVPNATAMVIMDADRFGVSQLHQLRGRVGRGSAPGLCLLVTEMPGGTATRDRLAAVASTLDGFELARLDLEMRREGDILGASQSGSRSGLKMLSLLQDEGVIADARIVAQALIADDPDLGPYPGLATMVGQLVADDRAEYLEKS